The genome window GCGGCGCGGAGGTACATGCCGGTGGCGGGCTTGCGGCAGTCGCAGGCCCCGGAGACCGAGGGGTGGTGCGGGCAGTGATAACTGTCGTCGAGGCGTGCCCCTGCGTCGGCCAGGAGCTGCGTGAGGCGGCGCCGTGTTGCCTCGTACTGCGCTTCCGTCAGGAGCCCCTGTGCGATCCCGCTCTGGTTGGTGACGACGATGGCCAGCAGCGCGCGCTGGTTGAGCGCGATGATATGCTGCGCCACGTCGGGAAGGACGCGCACGCCGTCGGGATCGGCCAGATAATGCGCGTCCTCGATGAGCGTGCCGTCGCGGTCCAGAAAGGCGGCGGGGCGGAGCGTCATGCGGCGCTCGCGGTGAGCGTGTCGCGCAGGGCCTGCGCGAGCGCGCCGTCGAGCGACGGGGGGATGGAGCGCAGGTCGAGGAGGAGGCGGTCGCGCTCGATGCGACCGACGATCGCGGTGGCGCCGTGCCGCAATGCGGCGTCAAGGGCGGTGGCGTCGCCGTCGAGCGCCAGCGCGGCCGACGGGATGCGCGAGGAGGGAAAGGCGCCGCCTCCGACAGTTGCAACGCTGTCCACCACTGCCGCATTGCAGCCGGCGACGCCGGCGGCGCGCACCGCCTCGCCCAGGGTGGCGACGCGCGCGCGCACGACCTCGAGCGGGGCGGTGAGCATGGCGAGCGCGGGGACCTCGCGCACGGCGCGCGCCGGGTCGCGGTAGAGCGCCAACGTTGCCTCGAGCGCGGCAAGCGTGAGCTTGTCGACGCGCAGCGCGCGGCACAGCGGGTTGCGGCGGCACGCCGCCACCGCCTCCCCCTTGCCGAGGATGATCCCCGCCTGGGGCCCGCCCAGGAGCTTGTCGCCGCTCATGAGCGTGAGGGTGGCGCCGTCGCGCACCACGTCGGCCGCCAGCGGCTCGCCCGAAAGCCCAAAGGGGGAAAGATCCACCATCAGCCCGCTCCCGAAGTCGTGAATGAGCGGAATGGCCTGCTCGGTGGCGATGGGGGCCAGGTCGCGCAACGACGCCTCGGCCACGAAGCCGGTGATCTCGAAGTTGGAGCGATGGACCTTGAGCAGCGCGCCGGTGCGGTCGCCTAACGCCGCGCGGTAGTCGTCGGCGTGCGTGCGATTCGTCGTCCCCACCTCGCGCAGCACCGCACCGCTGCGCGCCATGATGTCGGGAACGCGGAACGATCCGCCGATCTCCACCAGTTCGCCGCGCGAGATGACGGCCTCGCGGTGGCGGGCAAAGGTGTTGAGGGCGAGGACGAGCGCGGCGGCGCAGTTGTTCACCACGATGGCGTCCTCGGCACCGGTCAGCTCTCGCAGCAGCGCGACGCTGTGCACATACCGCGAGCCGCGGCGCCCCTCGTCCACGTCGTACTCCAGGTTGCACGCGCCGCTGGCCGTGCGGGCGATGGCGTCGAGCGCCACCTGTGCCAGCGGGGCGCGCCCCAGGTTGGTGTGCAACACAACCCCGGTTGCGTTGAACACGGCGCGCAGCGATGGACGCTCGAGGTTCGACAGCGCGCGCGCGACGCGCGCATTCCATTCGTCGTCGGCCGCGGGGGCGCTCGCGCGCCCCTCGCGCACGTCGGCGACCACCCGGCGTGCCGCCTCGGTGAGCAGTGCGGCGGGAGCGTGCGCGCCCAGCGCTCGCACGGCGTCGCGGGCGAGGAGCGAGCCGATGGCGGGAAGTGCGCGTCGTGCGTCGCCCATGCGTGCCTAACGCAGCAGGTGGCGCAGGCGCGCGTCGAGCGCGCCGCGCGCTTCTGGCCCGCCGGGCGCGCCGACGGTATCGCGCGCGGCGGCGCTGTCGGCCTTGGCCTTGCCCCCCGCTTTCGTCGTGTCCTTCTTCGTCGTGTCCACCTTGGGCTTGGGCGTGCTGAAAACGCGCTCCGACGAACGCCGGCGCCGCAGGAGCGACGGAAGCTCTACCGCGCGAATGCGGTACTGGGTCCCGGGGGCGAGCGGCGCCGCGGTGGTGATGATCAACTCGTTCACCGGCGACGGCTTGCTGGGCTTGGGCGGTGGTTCCTTGGCGACCGTGTCGCGACCGGTGAGTCGGTCGATAGCCGAGTCGATCTGCGCGCGGCGCGGCGGGAGTGTGCGGCGGTTGGTGGGGGGCGGGGGCGGGGCGGGCGCCTTGGCGCTGTCGCGCTTGGCAGAGTCGGCACGCGACGAATCCTCCTTTGCCGCGCGGCGTAGCGAGTCCTGGATTGCCTTGGTCTTGCGCCCTCGCTCCTGCGCCAGGTCGTAGGCCTGGCGCGACTGCGTGCGGGCGATGGCCACGACGCTCGAGTCGCGCTTCTTGAGCGAGAAGTGCGACGCGTCGATGACGAAGGCGGTATCGAGCGCACGATCGAGCTGCAGGCGAATCGTCATGGAGTCCATCAGCGTCACCGTCTGGATCCCGACGCCGATGGTGTCGTGCACGTACGCCAGGATCTCGCGCCGCGCCGAGTCGACGAGGGCGACTTTCATCGTGTCGTACAGCTCGCGCGGGTCGAGGAGGCGGTTCTTGTTCTGGTCGATGATGCCGCGCAACAGGTACTCACCCACCGGGAGGTTGGCGAGGTCGAAGCGCCCCAGCGAGTCGGCCAGCGTGAGGTAGCGCAGCGAGTCCTTCGACGTGGGGATGGGGAAGGCCTCGATGAGCGCGAGCTGTCCCGGCTTCTCGCTCTGCCAGTCGAAGATGTTGCCGCGGATGTGCGCCTTGGCAATCACCGGCCCCGTGGAGAAGACAAACTCGCGGGTGACGGAATCGACGTTCCCTTCGAGGTCGGTGAGCCCCGGGAGCATGCGCACATGATACGTCGTGTTGGCGCGGAAGCCTCCCTTGGGCGAGACGGCGATGAAGTCGCGGCGCCACGACACGCTCGGCTCACCGTACGAGGGCGAGATGAGGAAGAGTCCGGCGAGTGAACTCGCGCCCATGGGGCGCTCGTTGATGACCTTGTCGAAGTCGAAGGCAATGCTCCCGCCGCGAACGTTCACCGCATTCGTGTCGGGGCGCATGCGCAGGATGCGGGGCGGGTCGTAGGTCTCCGGCCCGCCTGGCGGCGTGCTGGCCGACGCGCAGGCCAGCACACCGGCCAGTACGCCGGCCAGCACCGCGAGCGGGAAGGCGCGCGCGGCTACCCGCACAGCGCGGCCACCTTGCTGGCGAGCTGCTCGCGCCGCGCCGTCCACTCCTGCTCCTTGCGCCGTTCGCCTTCCACCACGTCGGGCTTGGCCCTGGCGATGAAGTTCTCGTTCTGCAGCCGGGCGCGGAGCCCCGTCAGCTGCTTCTCCAGTGCGTCCAGCTCGCCGGTCAGTCGCGCGCATTCCTTCTCGAGGTCGATGGCCCCCGCCAATGGGAGCACTATCTCAGTACCATCGGAAAGGACCTGATGTGCCGCCGCGCCGGCCGGGGCGGCCTCGGCCACGCTGAGCGTGCAGCGCGTGAGGCGCTCGATGAGCGCTCCCTCGCCGGCGAAGATCGCGCGGGAACCCGCACCCGGGATCACGACCCCCTCGAGCTGCTTTCCCGGGTTGATCCCGTACTCACCGCGCAACTGGCGCACCGCGGAGACCGCCTCGATGACGCGGGCAAACTCGTCAGGGCGTCCGGGGTGGCTCGCCGTGGTGGGCCACGCCGCCGTGCAGACAAAGGTTCCGTTCACGTGCACCGGGAGCTTCTGCCACAGCGCCTCGGTCACGAAGGGAACGATCGGGTGCAGCAGCCGCAACGCCTGGTCAAAGGCGTACACGAGCACGGCGCGCGCCACGTTGCGGTCGTCGCCCGGCGTCGAGAGGCGCCCCTTGACCGATTCGAGGTACCAGTCGGCCAGCTCGTTCCAGACGAAGTTGCGCGCCGCCTCGGTGTACTCGTTGAGGCGCAGCCCGATGTAGCGCTCCTCATCCTTCCATCGCGTCCCGTTCGGGCGCGCCGGCCCCAACGCTGCGTTGCAGGCGTCGATGGCAACGTTCAGCCGCCCCAGGATCCAGGCGTCGGCGCGCGTGAAGTCGTTGACCGGGATCGCATCCAGCGCGAGCACGTGGTCGTCGCCAACGTTGGTGAGCAGGAAGCGCCCGATGTTCCACAGCTTGGTGACGAAGTTGCGCCCCGGGGCAAAGGAGCGCTCCAGGTCCCTGGGGTCGAGGATCGTGTCGGCGCCGAGCCCCATACCGGCAATCACTGTGTAGCGCAGGGCGTCGGCACCGTACAGCCCCACCACGTCGAGGGGATCGATCCCGTTCCCCAGCGACTTGGACATCTTCACGTGGTTGGTGTCGCGCACCGTCCCGTGCAGGTACACGGTATGGAACGGCGCCTCGCCCATGAAGGCAAAGCCCGTCATGATCATGCGCGCCACCCAGAAGAAGAGGATCTCCGGAGCGGTGACGAGGAGGTCGGTGGGGTAGAACGCCTTGAGGTCGGGGGTGTCGTCTGGCCAGCCTAACGTGGAGAACGGCCAGAGCCCGGAGGAGAACCAGGTGTCGAGCACGTCCTCGTCCTGGCGCACCGCGCCCGAACAGGCGGGGCAGCGGTGCACGTCCTCGCGCGAGGCGGTCACCTTGCCGCACGCATCGCAATACCAGACGGGGACGCGGTGCCCCCACCAGAGCTGGCGCGAGATGTTCCAGTCGCGGATCCCCTCCAGCCAGTTCACGTACACCGCTTCCCAGCGCTCGGGAAGGATGCGGATCTCCTTCTCGCGCACGGCGCGCAGCGCCGGCTCGGCGAGCGGCTTCATCTTCACGAACCACTGCTCCGAGAGGCGCGGCTCCACCACCGTGTCGCAGCGGTAGCAGCGCCGCACCGAGTGCGCATGCGGCTCTATCTTCACCAGTCGCCCCAGCGCCTCGAGGCGCCTGACGATCTCCTCGCGCGCGGCAAAGCGATCCATCCCCGTCATGTCCTCGGGGACGCGACCGCCGGCGTCCATCACCTCGCGCAGCTCGCCCGTTGGCGTGAGAATCACCGGCATGGCCAGCGAGTGGCGCTGCCCCACGTCGAAGTCGTTGGCGTCGTGCGCCGGCGTGATCTTCACCGCGCCGGAGCCGAAGGCAGGGTCGGTGTAGTCGTCGGCGATGATCGGGATCTCGACATTGGCGATGGGGAGCCGCACCGTGCGCCCGATGAGGTCCTGATACCGCTCGTCGTTTGGGTTCACCGCCACGGCCACGTCTCCCAGCATCGTTTCCGGGCGCGTGGTGGCCACCACGATGAAGCGCGGCTCCTCGTTGGCGTTCACCTGCGTGATGGGGTAGCTGATGTGGTACAGCTTCCCGTTCGCGTCATGGTGCTCCGCCTCCTCGTCCGAGAGCGAGGTGAGGCAGCGCGGGCACCAGTGAATC of Gemmatimonadaceae bacterium contains these proteins:
- a CDS encoding HAD family hydrolase; amino-acid sequence: MTLRPAAFLDRDGTLIEDAHYLADPDGVRVLPDVAQHIIALNQRALLAIVVTNQSGIAQGLLTEAQYEATRRRLTQLLADAGARLDDSYHCPHHPSVSGACDCRKPATGMYLRAARDHGIDLTRSLYVGDRRRDVEPALELGGIGVLVPSPATPFSEVHWARTHADVAHTLGEAIEEWIAASEG
- the selA gene encoding L-seryl-tRNA(Sec) selenium transferase gives rise to the protein MGDARRALPAIGSLLARDAVRALGAHAPAALLTEAARRVVADVREGRASAPAADDEWNARVARALSNLERPSLRAVFNATGVVLHTNLGRAPLAQVALDAIARTASGACNLEYDVDEGRRGSRYVHSVALLRELTGAEDAIVVNNCAAALVLALNTFARHREAVISRGELVEIGGSFRVPDIMARSGAVLREVGTTNRTHADDYRAALGDRTGALLKVHRSNFEITGFVAEASLRDLAPIATEQAIPLIHDFGSGLMVDLSPFGLSGEPLAADVVRDGATLTLMSGDKLLGGPQAGIILGKGEAVAACRRNPLCRALRVDKLTLAALEATLALYRDPARAVREVPALAMLTAPLEVVRARVATLGEAVRAAGVAGCNAAVVDSVATVGGGAFPSSRIPSAALALDGDATALDAALRHGATAIVGRIERDRLLLDLRSIPPSLDGALAQALRDTLTASAA
- a CDS encoding Ig-like domain-containing protein, which produces MRVAARAFPLAVLAGVLAGVLACASASTPPGGPETYDPPRILRMRPDTNAVNVRGGSIAFDFDKVINERPMGASSLAGLFLISPSYGEPSVSWRRDFIAVSPKGGFRANTTYHVRMLPGLTDLEGNVDSVTREFVFSTGPVIAKAHIRGNIFDWQSEKPGQLALIEAFPIPTSKDSLRYLTLADSLGRFDLANLPVGEYLLRGIIDQNKNRLLDPRELYDTMKVALVDSARREILAYVHDTIGVGIQTVTLMDSMTIRLQLDRALDTAFVIDASHFSLKKRDSSVVAIARTQSRQAYDLAQERGRKTKAIQDSLRRAAKEDSSRADSAKRDSAKAPAPPPPPTNRRTLPPRRAQIDSAIDRLTGRDTVAKEPPPKPSKPSPVNELIITTAAPLAPGTQYRIRAVELPSLLRRRRSSERVFSTPKPKVDTTKKDTTKAGGKAKADSAAARDTVGAPGGPEARGALDARLRHLLR
- a CDS encoding valine--tRNA ligase; translation: MSTSELPPQYDHAATERELYAQWQDAGVFTARAERSRRAAGDREPYTIVIPPPNVTAVLHMGHGLNNTVQDVVIRWRRMCGDEALWVPGTDHAGIATQNVVEKQLAKEGLTRFDLGRDAFVARTAQHVNETGGTILSQLRAIGASADWTRTAYTLSPQLSRAVREAFVRLFERGLIYRGHRVIHWCPRCLTSLSDEEAEHHDANGKLYHISYPITQVNANEEPRFIVVATTRPETMLGDVAVAVNPNDERYQDLIGRTVRLPIANVEIPIIADDYTDPAFGSGAVKITPAHDANDFDVGQRHSLAMPVILTPTGELREVMDAGGRVPEDMTGMDRFAAREEIVRRLEALGRLVKIEPHAHSVRRCYRCDTVVEPRLSEQWFVKMKPLAEPALRAVREKEIRILPERWEAVYVNWLEGIRDWNISRQLWWGHRVPVWYCDACGKVTASREDVHRCPACSGAVRQDEDVLDTWFSSGLWPFSTLGWPDDTPDLKAFYPTDLLVTAPEILFFWVARMIMTGFAFMGEAPFHTVYLHGTVRDTNHVKMSKSLGNGIDPLDVVGLYGADALRYTVIAGMGLGADTILDPRDLERSFAPGRNFVTKLWNIGRFLLTNVGDDHVLALDAIPVNDFTRADAWILGRLNVAIDACNAALGPARPNGTRWKDEERYIGLRLNEYTEAARNFVWNELADWYLESVKGRLSTPGDDRNVARAVLVYAFDQALRLLHPIVPFVTEALWQKLPVHVNGTFVCTAAWPTTASHPGRPDEFARVIEAVSAVRQLRGEYGINPGKQLEGVVIPGAGSRAIFAGEGALIERLTRCTLSVAEAAPAGAAAHQVLSDGTEIVLPLAGAIDLEKECARLTGELDALEKQLTGLRARLQNENFIARAKPDVVEGERRKEQEWTARREQLASKVAALCG